A window of Sphingobacterium kitahiroshimense genomic DNA:
AATGTTTCATAGTTGATTTTAAGTCGGTTTCATTTTCGAAATTTAAGGCTCATGGTGGAGGTGATTTTGCATTGAGGATTATTGACTATTTCTTGATGAATAATGTTTCTTTTTTTATTCTAAATAATACAACAGAATATTATCAAGAATATTCAATAAAGAATCTTAAAGAGCAAGTAAAAATTAGTGAAACTTACTCTGATTTTCAGTATTTCAACCCTTTGTATCACGGAGGGGATAATAATGATTTCATCTATTCATGTAAATTTCTTTATGTCCATGGAGTGAGGATGTTGGAAATGCCATATGATAAGTATTCATATAAATATTATACATTCCCTAATAATTTTGTTAATTTTATTAAAAATGCTTTTTTAAATAAATATTATAAATCGAAGGCGACAGATTTATTAAATAGTACTGAGAAACTAGTCGGGAATGTTAAATTATTAACGCCAAGTGAGCATTCTAAATATATCTTTCTCAGTCAAAAGAATTTTAATAGAGAAATTTCCGTACTTCCTCCATTTCTTAATAAACCTATACATCCTGAAGAATTGAGATTAGATTTTAATGAGCCTTTTATTCTTTTTTTAAATGCTGATAGATGGGTGAAGAATTCTTATCGATTTTTAAGAGCTTATGATGAATTAATTAAACAAGGTAAAATTAAGAATATTAAGTTAGTAATGGTAGGAAAACCTATTTTCCATGAAGACTTTTCAGATGAAGTAGTTTATTTTGATTATTTGAATAGGGGTAATTTAGAATGGTTAATGAAAAATGCGCTTTTTCTTGCGTACCCTTCTCTAAATGAGGGGTTTGGGTATCCGCCTGTTGATTGTCTGAAATATAATACCCCTGTGCTTTGTACGGCTATATCAGCGACAAATATAGTCTACAACGGGAGTGTTGTTTTTGTTAATCCATTTAATATAGATGAGATAAAGTCCCGTATTCTTTATATGATCGATAATTTAGATCATTTGAAATCACAAAGCTTAGAAAGTAAATATTTTCAAATTGAACAAGAAATCAATAATAAATGGATGAAATTAATATCATAACAACTTGTTTTTCCATTGTTTACGGACTAATTATACTCAGTGGGATTCAATATTTATTATTTAAGAATATTTATAGATCTGTTAATAAAACATTTTTATTTTATGTTTTATTATCGATCGTTTATTATTTTCTTAACTTATTGGTAGTTCCAGATTTTTATGGATTTACCGGTGGTTTTAAAGTTGGGACTGATGATTTGAAATATTTTACCCAAATAAAGGATGAATCTGTATTACTTAAGAATACTCTTTCATATGGAGTGTTGAGTCATACTCATCAATTTAGTATATTTTTAAAAATATTATATCCTTTTCCAATCTATAGTCCACTGCAAATAATAACTTTTAACTGTTTGGGAATTACTTTAATTCCAATACTAGGGAAAAGAATTTTTGATATATATTTTACTGATGAATTTTATAGGACAAAGATCTTATTTATTTTATTGCTTCTTTGTCCTACTTTATTAATGAATGGACTTATCTTAATTAGAGATGGGTGGACAACTCAATTTTTTATGATTTTTTGTTACTTGTTATTAACAAAAAGATATAACTTTTTAATGTTTTTGTCTGCTGGTTTGCTAATTTTTTTACGTCCTTCATTTATCGTATTTCCTTTTTTGTTTGCTTTTATTGAGCTAAACTTTCATAAGAAGTTCTTTTGGTCAAGGAGTATAGCTTTGTTATTAATTCTGTTACCAATCGCAGCTATTTTTTTAAAACAAATTGAAGGAGTAGATTTAAGTGAAGGTGTAACTAGAGATGGATATGTAGATAGTTTCTTAGGGAAATTTGAGGATGAGTCTATCTTCTATAAAATCATGAAGCTTCCCTTTCCTTTAAATATTTTGGTTAGTTATATCTTCTTTTTAACGAGTCCTTTTTTAAAGTTTAGATTTTTTTATGAGGATACATTTATTATAAGAAATGTTTTTTCAATTTTAGAAGCAGTAATGATGATTATTTTAATGCCTGTTTTTTTTAAAAATCTCAAATCTAATGTTTCAAATTTATCATTTCAAAAATTATTAACTTTTGTCAGTGTATCAATTTTAGTGCTTTCCACTATTAGTCTTCAATTTAGACATAAAATTATATTATTGCCATTTATATATATGCTATTAGTTTTTTCATTTAAGAAAAGTTCATTAAATTTTATACTCATAACAATTTATCTGCTATTGCAATTGATGATAGTACTGTAAAATATTTAGAAATGAAAGGAAGAGACAAATTTAAAGCGCTGAAACCCATTTTTACGATATTAATTTTATTCTTTAAAATTTTACCAAAAGTTATTTGTGAAATTTTTTGGTCTATAATTATGCCTTTCAATGGCCTTTTAGCGAAGGGAATAAGATATTCTATACTGAAAGCAAATGCTAAGGAAGTTGGAGATAATCTATCGGTTGGTGCTAATACTATTATTAAAAATTGGCAGAATTTTTCTTGTGGAAATAATGTTAGTATTCACGAAAACTGTGTTGTAGATTGTGATGGTGAAGTGAAGATAGGAAATAATGTTTCCATCGCTCATGCTTCGTCACTTGTAGCAGCAAATCATACATGGAGTGATTATAGTGTTCCTATAAAATATAATCCACTTACGGTAATCGGTATTATTATTTACGATGACGTATGGATTGGTTGTGGAGTTAGGATTCTAGATGGTGTTAGAATACATAGTCGCTCGATTATTGCTGCAGGCGCTGTAGTAAATAGAATTGTGGAAAGTAATTCACTTGTTGGCGGAGTACCTGCCAAGTTAATTAAAAAAATATAGATGAAAGCATTATTTGTACATGATCATATTTTCTATAAAAAGAGTAATGACTTTTATAGTCCCGGTGGATTGCCAGTAGTGGCATGGGATCGTTATCTTGCCAGTGTCGATCAATTATTTGTTGTTTCAAGGGGGAATGTAGATGATCACAAAGAAGGTCTTGTAAAGTCTTCTAGACCTAATGTTGAGTTTGATTTGCTTTATAAAGTAAAAGGTGGATTAGATTATTATAGATTTCGGAAAGAAATTGAAGCTAAACTTCGATTTTATATTCAAAAAGTCGATTTTGTAATTATTAGATTACCATCAACAATAGGTTATTTTGCGTATCTTTTATGCAAGGAGTTAAAAGTCCCATTTGTAAGTGAGGTAGTTGGCTGTGCTTGGGATAGTACATGGAACTACGGAACGTTTTTAATTAAATTACAAGCCCCCATCAGATACTTTCAAATGAGGAAAGTTGTTAAGGAGAGTTTTGCTGTTACGTACGTAACTGAATTTTTTCTTCAAAATAGATATCCTACTCAATCTAATATAGTAATATCGGCTTCCAATGTGCAAATTCCGGAAATATTAGAAGAAACTAAATTAAGCCATATTAATTTTTTGAAAAGAAGTGAGGATGAACGCATAATAAAAATTGGCATTATAGGGAATTTAAATGTAAAGTATAAGGGCTTTGATGTTGCTATGCGTGCGCTTCATGAATTGAAAGTAAAAATGCCTGAATTGAAATTTGAATTTTATTTAGTTGGCGGAGGAGTTCAGGATTATATCCTTTCGTTAATTGAGAAATTTAATTTGAATGAGGAATGTAAGATTGTCGGTCGATTAAAAGCTGGCTCCGAAATTTTTCAATTTCTCGATGGTTTAGACCTTTATATTCATCCTTCAAAACAAGAAGGGTTACCTAGATCGGTAATTGAAGCAATGAGTAGAGCCTGTCCTGTTTTGGCATCTAGTGTAGCAGGAATTCCAGAATTAATTGCGGATAAATATTTACATCATCCAGGTGACTATCGTAAATTATTGCAAGACTTAATTTACGTCCTTACAGATTTAGAAGTCAGAGTTTCTATGTCCAATAGTAATTTTAAGAAATCTAAAGATTATGTTCAGTCTAGATTAGAAAGTATAAGGAAAGATTTCTTTCAACGAATAGTTGATCAGGTCAAATTAATTAAAGAATCTGAAATTAGTAATAGATGAAAATCGCTTTAGTAGAAAATTTTGGATCAGATTTTTTTGGTGCAAGATTAAGATATGCTCAATTTCTTAAAGATAACGGGCATCATGTAGTTGCAGTTGTTCCTGATGACGGTTATGCTGATAAAATAGTAGGAGCTGGTATTGAAACGATAAGTATTAAAGTTAACATTCGAAGCAGAGATGTGAAGACAATGTTTGCTTATGGCAGTAAATTAGGAGAAATATTTAAAAAAGAAAAATTTGATATTATCCATTTTTATCGTATGCAACCGAATATAATAGGAAGCCCGATAGCTTATTTTGCTTCAAGAAAAAGTAAGATTATAAATCATATTACTGGACTAGGTGTTGCTTTCACAAAATCATCCTTTAAGTACAATGTTATTAGATTTATAATAAAAAGTGCTTATAATTTAAACAGTCGAATTTTTAATGCACAATTAATTTTGCAGAATAATGAGGATAAGATAGAACTTGGAAATCTTCAAGAATTTTTGGTTGTTAAAGGGAGTGCTGTAAATGAAGATAGGTTTAGACTTGGATTACCTAAAAATATTGAGCTTATAGATGAATTGAAGAATACCTATGGTATGACGGAGGGCATAACTTTAATATTTGTTTCTCGTTTATTAAAGCAAAAAGGACTTTCTTATTTAGTCGAAGCTGTAAGGGTTCACAATTTGAATCATATAAATAATAAAGTTAATTTACTAATAGCAGGGTGGTTAGATTTTAATAATCCTGATTCCTTCACTAAAGAAGATATTGAGAAATTTAGTGATGTAGATGGCGTTATATTTTTAGGAAAGAGAAATGATATTGATCAATTGATCAATATATCTGATATAGCTGTCCTGCCTACATATTATAGGGAGGGTACGCCGCGCTTTCTTCTTGAAGCAATGGCCATAGGAAAACCGATATTAACAACAGATATGCCAGGTTGTAATCATCTTGTTAAAGATAATGAAAACGGTATTTTAGTTCAACCTATGGACCAAAGTGCATTAACAGCTGCGATAGAAATATTATCTAAAAGAGATCTGAATAATTTAGGTTCAGTAAGTCGAAAAATATATGAAAACGAGTTTTCTGAAAACGTAGTGTATAATAAATTGTTGGAGACCTATTTAAAGAAGTAGATCAAGCAAGGATATACAAACAGTATAATTTGTTTTTTGTTATAGTATAAGTAATCTTATCTATAATAAAAGGTAAGATTAAAGTAAAATCATTTACGAACACATTATTTATTAATTATTATATAGCATGTTAAAATTCAGTTTGATATTATTGATAATTTTTGGTGCTTCACTGAAAAATAATGCATTAGAAAATAGAAGAGAGAATGGTCCTGATTTACAAAAATATATCGGTAAACAAAAGAAATCTATTGATACAATTGACATTCGTACATTTGGTGTTTTAGGAAACGGTGGGGACGAAACAAAAAAGATACAAGAGGCATTAAATAAGTCTGTGGGGAAAACATTGTATATCCCAAAACAAAAGGGTAGCTTTTACCTTAGTGGCCAATTGATAGTACCAAGCAATTTAGAAATTATATGTCACAAAGAAGTTGTTTTTAAAGCTAAAAATAATTTGAAGCAAGATATAGAGAATTTTGAAGTATTATTTCGGTTTGAAAATTCAAAAAATGTAGTTTTTAATGGAAATGGGGCTAAATTCTTTATGGAAAGAAAATTTTATAAAAGTGAATTTAATCATTTGTTTATGATAAATGGTGCATCAAATATAACTCTAAAAAATATTTTAGCTGAAAATTCTGGAGGTGATGGTATCTATGTAGGTGCGTACAAAACTAGAAGCAATTATTCACAAAATATTAATATCATAAATTGTAAATCAAAGTATAACAGACGACAAGGGCTTAGTATTACAAGTGTATCGAGTTTTAAAGCAGAAAACTCTGAATTTTCATATAGTAGGGGAAGTGCTCCGTGCTCAGGCGTTGATATAGAGCCTAATAGTAGTAATTCTGTTTTAAAAAATATTCATTTTAAAAACTGTTTGGCTCAAGGAAATGAGCGAAGAGGATTTTTAGTTACTTTAAGTCGTCTAAACAATAAAAGCCAAAGTGTTGATATTACTTTTGAAAATTGTAGAGCCCTTAATAACTATAATGGTTTCACCTCTATGTATTTTTCACCCACTTCTTCTGGAGAAGTTCGCTTTATTAAATGTATTGCTGAAAATTCTGCTAATTCTGGTTTTACAGAGCTCTCAAGCTCTGGTTTAGGTGCAAAAAAAATATATGATAGTTGCATCTCAAAAAATAGTTCAAAAAATAGTATTAATTCTAATGAAGTTAATAACTCTGGGTTTTCTATTTACAATGTTAGAAATCGTAAAGAAAAATATCTAGGAAATTCGCAATTTATAAATTGTGAAGTTATTAGTGAAACAAAGGGAGTTAAGTGCGGTTTTTTTGTTGAGTCAGGAGGTAAAGTAATTAATGTTGATGTGAAGAATTTGCAGTTTAAAGGTGGTATAATAAAAAAAACCAACTTATTAATTAAAGACAATTTGAAATCAACAAGGAGTTTATCCGTTGCTCGAAATGATTTTTAATTTAATTACAATTAGGATAAATAAAATATCGAATATTTTAAAAAAATGAAGATAACTATTACAGGAGCAACGGGATTTGTAGGGCAAAATCTTACTAAATATTTAAAAAATAGTCATTGCTTAACACCAGTTTCACTACGTAATCAAAATTGGACAGATAATTTTAATATTGATATTGACGTTATCATTCATCTTGCAGGAAAAGCGCATGATACTGCAAATGCATCAAATGATTCTGTATATTTTAAAGTAAATCGTGATTTAACTATTCAGTTATTTGATGTTTTTTTAAAATCTAATATTAAAGACTTTTTCTATTTCTCTTCTGTAAAAGCAGTCGCTGATACGGTTGATGGTGTTTTATTTGAAGATATTGATGCTAAGCCATTGACTCCATACGGCAAGTCTAAATTTGAAGCCGAGGAGTATTTGCTCAAGCAAACTCTTCCTGAAGGAAAGCGTCTTTTTATTATTAGACCTTGTATGATACATGGACCTGGTAATAAAGGAAATCTCAATCTTCTTTATAAAGTCGTAGAAAAGGGTATCCCTTGGCCTTTAGCAGCATTTCATAATGAACGTTCCTTCTTGAGTATTGATAATTTGAGTTATTTGATTGAAACCATGATTGCAAAAAAGGATCTATCGTCTGGTGTATATAACTTTGCAGATGATGATGCACTGTCGACCAATGATGTGGTTCAATTAATCTCGATGACACTTGGACAGAAACCAAGATTGTGGTCTATATCGTCTTCATTTATTAAAACGGTAGTTAAAATCGGAGATATACTTCCATTGCCTTTAAACTCAGAACGTTTGAAGAAATTAACCGAATCGTACGTAGTCTCTAATTCGAAAATTAAAAAAGCTTTGGGAATTGAGAAATTACCTACCTCGGCCAAGGAGGGATTAATTAAAACAATTCGATCTTTTCAATAATTGCTGATAGAGTAGATTGATGGTGTAAAGGGGAAAAATTTAGTTTTACAAACTTATGAAATTATAAGAGTATTAATGTCTTTATATAAGATGCATAAAATCGAAAATAGTTTTTTAAAGATAGAAGTATCTGAAATGGGAGCAGAGCTAAAATCTCTCATTGATAAGAGGGTTGATTTCGAATGTATTTGGCAAGGTGATAATAGATTTTGGGCAAAATCGAGTCCAATATTGTTTCCCATTATTGGACAATTAAAAGAGAATTGTTATCATTATGATAAACAATCTTATTATCTTAATCGTCATGGTTTTGCTAGAGATCTTCTATTTGGCCTAGTAGAAAAGTCAGATAATAGTTTAACTTTTGAATTAAAATCTAATGACGCGACAAAGAAAATCTATCCTTTTGACTTTACACTAGCAGTCACTTATGAATTGTACGAAAATGAATGTATGGTAACTTATTGTGTTATCAATGATAGCAATATAGATCTGTTATTCTCGGTAGGTGGGCATCCTGCTTTTAATTTGCCTGAATATTCTCAATGCTTAAATGAAAATTATATTGAATTTCCATTGGATCATTCCTTAAATCGTTTTTATTTGAATGGTGGTTTATTATCAATAGAATCTGATCAAATTGAATTAGACGCTAAGAGGTTATTTTTGGACAATAAAATGTTCGATCAAGATGCTTGGGTACTAAAAGAAGTACAGTCAAAAGAAATCTATTTAAAAGAAAGATCTTCAGGAAATGGTATACTTTTTTCTTTTGAGGGATTTCCTTATTTAGGTCTATGGTCTGCTCCAGAAGCACTCTTTATATGTCTAGAGCCGTGGGCTGGTCTTCCAGATGATGAAAAACATAATCAAGATTTTCATGAAAAGGAAGGAATTATAAAATTGTCTTCATTGTCCAAGTGGTCTGCGAAATGGAGTGTACGAACAATAAATCAAAATTTCTTAAATTCGACAATATAAATTTGTGATGGAAAGTCAAGAAGAATACCACTGGACAAATATGTTAAGAAAGCATGGCCCCCGTTGGTTAGTGTTGCTAATCGACTTTTTATTGATGTGGTGTAGTTTTATATTTACCTATATTGTTATATTCAAGTATCGTGGGCCGATATCATTCTCTAGTTTATTGTTAGAGTCTTTAATCATATCCCTGGTCTATCTTTTGATTTTTATTCTTTTTAAACCCTATCAAAGTATTGTTAGACGAACTGGTCTAAGAGATTTAAAACTAATGGGTAACTGTATCGGTACCGCTTTTTTGATTTCGATCTTATTTTCTTACTTCTGGGAGTTATTCCTCGGAAAAGCATTTGTAAATAATTTTGGTAATAAATGGGAAATTCATTTCTCGCAAACCCAATTGCTCTTTCATGCCCTGCTTACTGGATGCGCACTGATTTCCGTGCGGTTATTATATAAAACGGTATATCATTCCTTTTTTTGGAATAACCGGCAGAATATGATACCTATTATCCTCTTTGGTGCAGGTAACATGGGGCATAACGCTTTTAATTTACTACAACTGGGATCGCGCAATCGTTACAAAGTAGTGGCTATTATAGATGATAATGTAACCCGTATAGGTCGTTATATCCAAGGAATACGTGTCAGATCTTTGAGTGACTTAAATATGGATCTTTTGGAGCGGATCGGCGGAGCACAAGAATTGGTTATTGCTATCGATAACTCTTCTCCCGAGCGATTGGCAAAGATTTCTGAAGTGGCCGAACAGCTTCCTTTAAAACTAAAGGTGATGCCTAACTCTGTTAAAATGATGGAAGGGGCGGTAGCAACCCGGCAGATTCGTACCCTAAAAATAGGCGATCTATTGGGACGTAATCCCATTGAGCTCAACAATCCAGTTATTGCTAATGCTCTAGCTAATAAAGTAGTCTTGATTACAGGTGGGGCAGGTTCTATAGGTTCGGAACTGGTTAGACAAATTGCTAGAACAGACTGTAAGTCCTTGCTTATACTGGATCAAGCCGAATCGGCACTTTACGATCTACAGCAGGAGCTTAAGAGCTTGGATAATTTCGATCGTTTTGAATTTGTCGTTGGAAATGTGCGGGATCATGGATTTATAAAAAATATCTTTGAACGCATTCATCCTCATTTTGTTTTTCATGCAGCGGCTTATAAGCATGTACCTTTGATGGAAGCTAATCCTTATGAAGCGATTCTAACGAATGTGTGTGGTTCTTATCAAGTTGCGAAATTGGCAGATACTTACCAGGTTGAGAAATTTGTGATGGTTTCTACAGACAAGGCTGTCAACCCAACGAATGTGATGGGAGCTACTAAAAGGGTGGCTGAAATTGCTATATCAGCCATTAACAAGCATTCTAAGACTAATTTTATCGTGACTCGTTTTGGAAATGTACTGGGGTCGAATGGCTCAGTAATACCCTTATTTGAAAAGCAGATTGATCAAGGAGGTCCAATTACCATTACACATCCAGATATAACACGTTATTTTATGACCATACCAGAAGCTTGTCAACTTGTTCAAGAGGCTGGAGTGATGGGGAATGGTGGTGAGATATTTGTTTTTGATATGGGAGTATCGGTTAAGATTATGGATCTGGCAAAGAAGATGATTAGTCTCAAAGGTTTATCCTACCCCGATGACATCGATATTAAAATCGTAGGATTACGTCCTGGAGAAAAGATTTACGAAGAATTGCTGGCAAATGATGAAAATACAATGAAGACACATCATGAAAAGATTATGATTGCTCAAGTCAATAATGTCGATATTGATGAAAAGAAGAAGAAAATCGATGAGTTATGTTTTATCGTTCAATCGGGTGATAATTCCATTAATCATATGAAAATGGTTTCCTTGATTAAGGAAATTGTACCGGAGTTTAAATCTCAAAATTCGGTTTTTGAAAAGTTAGATTTTACATAGCCTAAGTTTGAGGCATAATTGTTGTTAGTGACGTGATGTCATTTAAAAATCAGGATTAATTCAGTATTACTGTTAATAGTATGGAAAAAAAATATATTTTTGTGATTAAAGTTATGGAACCAATCTTAATAATAAAATAGAGTATGCGATTTAGTTTAAAGCACAGTCTTGCATTAGCAATGTTTGCATTAATGTTAGTAATATTTAGTTCTTGCGGATCCCGTAAGAATATGGTGTATCTGCAACAGGATTCCACCCAGATCAATACCCTATATAATCAACATGTACCCCGTATCCAAAAGAATGATATCCTGACGATTGTGGTGACCGCAGCCGATCCTAAAGTAACGGCGCCATTTAATCCTGTTAGTACAATGACTACCAGTAATATGACACAGGCTGTTGATATGGCTTTACGTCCTACTTATACAGTAGATGAAAATGGCGATATTACCTTGCCAATGTTGGGAAAGGTAAAGGTAACAGGCTTAACGCGTATTGAGGCAATTGAAAAAATTAGGACCGAATTGAGCCAGTACATTAAGGATCCTGGAGTCAATATCAATTATAACAACTTTAGAGTATCTGTACTAGGGGAAGTTAGTAAACCAGGGTCATTTACTTTACCTACAGAGCGGATAACAGTTTTGGAAGCATTGAGTATGGCTGGAGATCTGACTATTAGAGGTGTACGAGAAAATGTATTATTAATACGTGAAGTGGATGGACAAAAAACGATGCATCGTTTAGATCTCACTAAGCAAAATACCTTAAACTCTCCTTATTATTACTTAGCACAGAATGATGTGATCTATGTAGAACCAAATAAGGCTCAGATCAATAACTCTAAATTAGGCGCAAATACAAATATTATTATTTCAATTGCAGGTCTTATTATTACCGTAATTTCAGTATTGACACGATAGAATCATCCATGGAACAACCGATACAAAATAAAGAAAACAAAGAAGAAGAATTCAATCTTAGACAGATATTTGAGCAATATGCTTTCTATTGGAAGTGGTTTGTGCTAGCTGTGATATTAAGCGTTGGTATTGCTGTGGTATATTTACGATATGCGCAAAAGACCTACAATACTACAGCTAAGATTTTATTAAGAGATGAACGTAGTGCTTCTGCAGGAGAATTGGCTGGTATAGCAGAATTGACCAGTAGTATGGGTTTAGGTGGTGGAGGCCGCTCTGCATTTGTAACGGATCAAATTGAAGTGCTGACCTCACGTAGATTAATGCGTAAGGTTGTTGATCAACATAATCTAAATGTTATTTATTCTTCGAAGGGTAATATTAGATCATCGGAGCAGTTAGAAAGAGATATGCCTTTTGTGGTACAAACTTTGGGTACCCAAGATTCAATATTATTGAAGATAA
This region includes:
- a CDS encoding glycosyltransferase — its product is MKCFIVDFKSVSFSKFKAHGGGDFALRIIDYFLMNNVSFFILNNTTEYYQEYSIKNLKEQVKISETYSDFQYFNPLYHGGDNNDFIYSCKFLYVHGVRMLEMPYDKYSYKYYTFPNNFVNFIKNAFLNKYYKSKATDLLNSTEKLVGNVKLLTPSEHSKYIFLSQKNFNREISVLPPFLNKPIHPEELRLDFNEPFILFLNADRWVKNSYRFLRAYDELIKQGKIKNIKLVMVGKPIFHEDFSDEVVYFDYLNRGNLEWLMKNALFLAYPSLNEGFGYPPVDCLKYNTPVLCTAISATNIVYNGSVVFVNPFNIDEIKSRILYMIDNLDHLKSQSLESKYFQIEQEINNKWMKLIS
- a CDS encoding acyltransferase; the protein is MKGRDKFKALKPIFTILILFFKILPKVICEIFWSIIMPFNGLLAKGIRYSILKANAKEVGDNLSVGANTIIKNWQNFSCGNNVSIHENCVVDCDGEVKIGNNVSIAHASSLVAANHTWSDYSVPIKYNPLTVIGIIIYDDVWIGCGVRILDGVRIHSRSIIAAGAVVNRIVESNSLVGGVPAKLIKKI
- a CDS encoding glycosyltransferase, encoding MKALFVHDHIFYKKSNDFYSPGGLPVVAWDRYLASVDQLFVVSRGNVDDHKEGLVKSSRPNVEFDLLYKVKGGLDYYRFRKEIEAKLRFYIQKVDFVIIRLPSTIGYFAYLLCKELKVPFVSEVVGCAWDSTWNYGTFLIKLQAPIRYFQMRKVVKESFAVTYVTEFFLQNRYPTQSNIVISASNVQIPEILEETKLSHINFLKRSEDERIIKIGIIGNLNVKYKGFDVAMRALHELKVKMPELKFEFYLVGGGVQDYILSLIEKFNLNEECKIVGRLKAGSEIFQFLDGLDLYIHPSKQEGLPRSVIEAMSRACPVLASSVAGIPELIADKYLHHPGDYRKLLQDLIYVLTDLEVRVSMSNSNFKKSKDYVQSRLESIRKDFFQRIVDQVKLIKESEISNR
- a CDS encoding glycosyltransferase family 4 protein; amino-acid sequence: MKIALVENFGSDFFGARLRYAQFLKDNGHHVVAVVPDDGYADKIVGAGIETISIKVNIRSRDVKTMFAYGSKLGEIFKKEKFDIIHFYRMQPNIIGSPIAYFASRKSKIINHITGLGVAFTKSSFKYNVIRFIIKSAYNLNSRIFNAQLILQNNEDKIELGNLQEFLVVKGSAVNEDRFRLGLPKNIELIDELKNTYGMTEGITLIFVSRLLKQKGLSYLVEAVRVHNLNHINNKVNLLIAGWLDFNNPDSFTKEDIEKFSDVDGVIFLGKRNDIDQLINISDIAVLPTYYREGTPRFLLEAMAIGKPILTTDMPGCNHLVKDNENGILVQPMDQSALTAAIEILSKRDLNNLGSVSRKIYENEFSENVVYNKLLETYLKK
- a CDS encoding right-handed parallel beta-helix repeat-containing protein produces the protein MLKFSLILLIIFGASLKNNALENRRENGPDLQKYIGKQKKSIDTIDIRTFGVLGNGGDETKKIQEALNKSVGKTLYIPKQKGSFYLSGQLIVPSNLEIICHKEVVFKAKNNLKQDIENFEVLFRFENSKNVVFNGNGAKFFMERKFYKSEFNHLFMINGASNITLKNILAENSGGDGIYVGAYKTRSNYSQNINIINCKSKYNRRQGLSITSVSSFKAENSEFSYSRGSAPCSGVDIEPNSSNSVLKNIHFKNCLAQGNERRGFLVTLSRLNNKSQSVDITFENCRALNNYNGFTSMYFSPTSSGEVRFIKCIAENSANSGFTELSSSGLGAKKIYDSCISKNSSKNSINSNEVNNSGFSIYNVRNRKEKYLGNSQFINCEVISETKGVKCGFFVESGGKVINVDVKNLQFKGGIIKKTNLLIKDNLKSTRSLSVARNDF
- a CDS encoding NAD-dependent epimerase/dehydratase family protein, with the protein product MKITITGATGFVGQNLTKYLKNSHCLTPVSLRNQNWTDNFNIDIDVIIHLAGKAHDTANASNDSVYFKVNRDLTIQLFDVFLKSNIKDFFYFSSVKAVADTVDGVLFEDIDAKPLTPYGKSKFEAEEYLLKQTLPEGKRLFIIRPCMIHGPGNKGNLNLLYKVVEKGIPWPLAAFHNERSFLSIDNLSYLIETMIAKKDLSSGVYNFADDDALSTNDVVQLISMTLGQKPRLWSISSSFIKTVVKIGDILPLPLNSERLKKLTESYVVSNSKIKKALGIEKLPTSAKEGLIKTIRSFQ
- a CDS encoding aldose 1-epimerase family protein; translated protein: MHKIENSFLKIEVSEMGAELKSLIDKRVDFECIWQGDNRFWAKSSPILFPIIGQLKENCYHYDKQSYYLNRHGFARDLLFGLVEKSDNSLTFELKSNDATKKIYPFDFTLAVTYELYENECMVTYCVINDSNIDLLFSVGGHPAFNLPEYSQCLNENYIEFPLDHSLNRFYLNGGLLSIESDQIELDAKRLFLDNKMFDQDAWVLKEVQSKEIYLKERSSGNGILFSFEGFPYLGLWSAPEALFICLEPWAGLPDDEKHNQDFHEKEGIIKLSSLSKWSAKWSVRTINQNFLNSTI
- a CDS encoding polysaccharide biosynthesis protein, with the translated sequence MESQEEYHWTNMLRKHGPRWLVLLIDFLLMWCSFIFTYIVIFKYRGPISFSSLLLESLIISLVYLLIFILFKPYQSIVRRTGLRDLKLMGNCIGTAFLISILFSYFWELFLGKAFVNNFGNKWEIHFSQTQLLFHALLTGCALISVRLLYKTVYHSFFWNNRQNMIPIILFGAGNMGHNAFNLLQLGSRNRYKVVAIIDDNVTRIGRYIQGIRVRSLSDLNMDLLERIGGAQELVIAIDNSSPERLAKISEVAEQLPLKLKVMPNSVKMMEGAVATRQIRTLKIGDLLGRNPIELNNPVIANALANKVVLITGGAGSIGSELVRQIARTDCKSLLILDQAESALYDLQQELKSLDNFDRFEFVVGNVRDHGFIKNIFERIHPHFVFHAAAYKHVPLMEANPYEAILTNVCGSYQVAKLADTYQVEKFVMVSTDKAVNPTNVMGATKRVAEIAISAINKHSKTNFIVTRFGNVLGSNGSVIPLFEKQIDQGGPITITHPDITRYFMTIPEACQLVQEAGVMGNGGEIFVFDMGVSVKIMDLAKKMISLKGLSYPDDIDIKIVGLRPGEKIYEELLANDENTMKTHHEKIMIAQVNNVDIDEKKKKIDELCFIVQSGDNSINHMKMVSLIKEIVPEFKSQNSVFEKLDFT
- a CDS encoding polysaccharide biosynthesis/export family protein, with protein sequence MRFSLKHSLALAMFALMLVIFSSCGSRKNMVYLQQDSTQINTLYNQHVPRIQKNDILTIVVTAADPKVTAPFNPVSTMTTSNMTQAVDMALRPTYTVDENGDITLPMLGKVKVTGLTRIEAIEKIRTELSQYIKDPGVNINYNNFRVSVLGEVSKPGSFTLPTERITVLEALSMAGDLTIRGVRENVLLIREVDGQKTMHRLDLTKQNTLNSPYYYLAQNDVIYVEPNKAQINNSKLGANTNIIISIAGLIITVISVLTR